In Chiloscyllium plagiosum isolate BGI_BamShark_2017 unplaced genomic scaffold, ASM401019v2 scaf_15443, whole genome shotgun sequence, a genomic segment contains:
- the LOC122547549 gene encoding laminin subunit gamma-3-like translates to CTCHPIGSTNGLQTCDPGRGQCECLPHVIGRDCSQCEPGYYDMRPTMGCLSCACHPLGSRNSFCQGQTGQCNCRPGVEGRACDRCQRGYFDLSEWGCQACDCSPLGSVGMQCLGDGSCLCKTGFVGRKCEQCQENYYYEASTFHCQLCPTCYNLVQLEVREWSSQTQAGGERDPSHTGQRERPLTHRPEGEAPHTQARGRERGPTQ, encoded by the exons CATGCACCTGTCATCCCATTGGCTCAACCAATGGGCTTCAGACCTGTGACCCTGGGCGTGGCCAGTGTGAGTGTCTGCCCCACGTGATTGGCCGAGATTGCAGCCAGTGCGAGCCTGGTTACTATGACATGCGACCCACAATGGGGTGCCTCAG CTGTGCCTGCCACCCCCTGGGATCACGGAACAGTTTCTGCCAGGGACAGACTGGGCAGTGTAACTGCCGGCCTGGTGTTGAAGGCCGGGCATGTGATCGATGCCAACGGGGTTACTTTGACCTCTCTGAGTGGGGCTGTCAAG CGTGTGACTGCTCTCCACTGGGGTCCGTGGGGATGCAGTGCCTGGGGGACGGCTCCTGTCTGTGTAAGACTGGCTTCGTGGGAAGGAAGTGTGAACAGTGCCAGGAGAATTATTACTACGAGGCTTCGACCTTTCACTGCCAGCTGTGTCCAACCTGCTACAACCTGGTCCAACTCGAGGTACGGGAATGGAGCTCCCAGACACAGGCCGGAGGGGAGAGAGACCCCTCACACACAGGCCAGAGGGAGAGGCCCCTCACACACAGGCCAGAGGGAGAGGCCCCTCACACACAggccagagggagagagagaggcccCACACAG